The Flavobacterium praedii genome window below encodes:
- a CDS encoding serine hydrolase domain-containing protein yields the protein MKKYFKIGALLFLLILGYFGFTSYPKLELISGFSAKSMASGHFIDNRSQEIIEKNDNDFDVIGWATNQINESGKFSTATVLGLKERKAIYRKGLGATLINDGFDVNKPYDVPKRAKSNSNLPFPYGDVEPKDTVFKNVNYTKLNQVVANAFDAKGNDYKRTRSVLVIYKDKIIAEKYADGFTKNSVILGWSMTKSITGTLFGILQKQGRFDIYKPAPISEWQNDDRKYITTNDLLHMNSGLEWEEKYDRICDATKMLFQSEDMSKGQLLKPAIFKPNTHWNYSSGTTNLLSGILRKQFKTHQEYLDFWYSALIDKIGMHSMLVETDMAGNYVGSSYGWATTRDWSKLGLLYLHQGNWNGQQLFDPSWAKYVATPTDTSHGRYGAQFWLNEGYYFPDVPRDMYYCSGFQGQMVAIIPSVDLVIVRMGLTEESQFDFNGLLSGIVWSVRNN from the coding sequence CTAGCGGGCATTTCATTGATAATCGCTCCCAAGAAATTATCGAAAAAAACGATAATGATTTTGATGTAATTGGTTGGGCTACCAATCAAATCAATGAATCGGGAAAATTTTCGACAGCGACTGTTTTGGGCTTAAAAGAGCGAAAAGCAATTTATCGTAAAGGTTTGGGAGCGACTTTAATCAATGATGGTTTTGACGTAAACAAACCATATGATGTTCCAAAAAGAGCAAAATCAAACAGTAATTTACCTTTTCCTTATGGAGATGTTGAACCCAAAGACACAGTTTTTAAAAACGTGAATTATACCAAATTGAATCAGGTTGTTGCCAATGCATTTGATGCCAAAGGGAATGATTATAAAAGAACACGCTCCGTTTTGGTTATTTATAAAGATAAAATCATTGCCGAGAAATATGCGGATGGTTTTACGAAAAACAGTGTTATTTTGGGTTGGTCGATGACCAAGAGTATTACGGGGACGCTTTTTGGAATTCTTCAAAAGCAAGGGCGATTTGACATCTACAAACCCGCTCCGATTTCCGAATGGCAAAACGACGATCGAAAATACATTACGACCAATGATTTATTGCATATGAATTCAGGTTTGGAATGGGAGGAGAAATATGACAGAATTTGTGATGCGACAAAAATGCTTTTCCAGTCGGAGGATATGTCAAAAGGGCAATTGCTAAAACCAGCGATTTTCAAACCCAACACGCATTGGAATTACTCTTCGGGAACAACAAATTTATTGTCGGGAATTTTGCGGAAGCAGTTCAAAACCCATCAAGAATACTTGGATTTTTGGTATTCGGCATTGATTGATAAAATTGGAATGCATTCCATGCTTGTGGAAACGGATATGGCGGGGAATTATGTTGGATCGTCTTATGGTTGGGCAACCACAAGAGATTGGTCCAAATTGGGATTGTTGTATTTGCACCAAGGCAATTGGAACGGTCAGCAATTATTTGATCCCAGTTGGGCAAAGTATGTTGCGACTCCCACAGATACTTCACACGGAAGATATGGAGCACAATTTTGGCTTAATGAAGGATACTATTTTCCAGATGTTCCAAGAGATATGTATTATTGTAGTGGTTTCCAAGGGCAAATGGTAGCTATAATTCCGTCTGTGGATTTGGTAATTGTGAGAATGGGTTTGACAGAAGAATCTCAATTTGATTTTAATGGATTGTTGAGTGGAATTGTGTGGAGTGTGAGAAATAATTAA
- the sufD gene encoding Fe-S cluster assembly protein SufD, which yields MELKEKLLSSFMAFEERIDVHSELHDVRTAAIKNFENKGFPTKKEESWKYTSLNAILKNDFSVFPKTENTIQYSDVKKYFLHEIDTYKVVFVDGVFSSHLSSTTHDGIDVCLMSSALNKPKYKMIIDNYFNKVASKDESLTSLNTAFANEGAYINIPKSKVADKPIEIMYFSTGSESALLVQPRNLVIVGENSHVQIIERHQSLNETRAYGERSEANPVLTNSVTEIFAQKRAIVDYYKIQNDNLEANLIDNTYVSQKQESHVSVHTFSFGGNLTRNNLNFYHFGERLTSTLNGITIIGGNQHVDHYTLVNHATPNCESFQDYKGIFTDRSTGVFNGKVYVEREAQKTNAFQKSNNILLSDKATINAKPQLEIFADDVKCSHGCTIGQLDETAMFYMQQRGIPKKEAKALLMYAFSNAVIENIKIPELKQRITTIIANKLGVKIGFDL from the coding sequence ATGGAATTAAAAGAAAAATTACTATCGTCTTTTATGGCTTTTGAAGAGCGTATTGATGTTCATTCCGAACTTCACGATGTGCGAACAGCAGCTATAAAAAACTTCGAAAATAAGGGCTTCCCAACCAAAAAAGAAGAAAGTTGGAAATACACTTCGCTAAATGCTATCTTAAAAAATGACTTTAGCGTTTTTCCAAAAACAGAAAATACCATTCAATATAGTGATGTAAAAAAATACTTTTTACACGAAATAGACACCTACAAAGTAGTTTTCGTAGATGGTGTCTTTAGTTCACATTTATCTTCAACTACTCACGACGGTATCGATGTTTGCTTAATGTCATCGGCATTAAACAAGCCAAAATACAAAATGATTATTGATAATTATTTCAATAAAGTGGCTAGTAAAGACGAAAGTTTGACATCTTTGAATACGGCTTTCGCCAATGAAGGAGCTTACATCAATATCCCAAAAAGCAAAGTGGCAGACAAACCTATTGAGATCATGTATTTCTCTACAGGAAGCGAATCGGCTCTTTTGGTACAACCAAGAAACTTGGTTATTGTTGGTGAAAACTCACATGTTCAAATCATAGAACGCCATCAAAGTTTGAACGAAACCCGAGCCTACGGCGAACGAAGCGAAGCTAATCCAGTTTTAACCAATTCGGTTACCGAGATTTTTGCTCAAAAAAGAGCGATTGTTGATTATTACAAAATTCAAAATGACAACCTGGAAGCCAATTTAATTGACAATACGTATGTTTCCCAAAAACAGGAAAGTCACGTTTCGGTGCATACTTTCTCTTTTGGCGGAAACCTAACCCGAAACAATTTGAATTTCTATCATTTTGGTGAAAGACTAACAAGTACCTTGAACGGAATTACAATCATTGGAGGCAATCAACACGTTGATCATTATACTTTAGTGAACCACGCAACGCCTAACTGTGAAAGCTTTCAAGATTATAAAGGAATTTTTACCGACCGTTCAACAGGAGTTTTCAACGGAAAAGTATATGTAGAAAGAGAAGCTCAAAAAACAAACGCTTTCCAAAAAAGCAATAATATTCTTTTGAGCGACAAAGCAACCATTAACGCCAAACCGCAATTGGAGATTTTTGCCGATGACGTAAAATGTTCCCATGGATGTACCATCGGACAATTGGATGAAACCGCTATGTTCTACATGCAACAACGCGGAATCCCGAAAAAAGAAGCCAAAGCATTATTGATGTACGCGTTCTCGAATGCCGTTATCGAAAACATCAAAATACCGGAATTGAAACAACGAATTACTACTATTATCGCTAACAAATTGGGCGTTAAAATTGGATTTGATTTGTAG